Part of the Methylorubrum populi genome is shown below.
ACTGCGATCTCGCCGCTCTGCCCGTCGATGGTGACGTGCATGAAGACGTTGAAGGCGACCGGAATGCGGTCCGGCACGATGCCGTAGGGCGCCAGCGCATCGGCGAGATTGCCGAAACAGCCGCGGTGCGGATGTTCGTCGCCGTAGATGATCCGGAACGTGTCGGCCGAGCAGGGCGTGAGCAGGAAGTCGTGGCGGCCCACCGTGTCCTCGACGATGCGCAGGAGCACGTTCGAACGGTTGGAGTAGATCGGATCGCCCGTCGTCAGAAAGATGCGCGAGGCGTAGTCGATCGTGCGGCCCGAGGAGATGACCTCGTCGAGGTCGTCCCGCCGGAAAGCGACGAGGTCGGCCACCTGCTCCCCCTGGGGATCGATCACCGTGAGACGTTGGCCGCGGTCGAGGGTGAAGGCCGCCCCGGAGCGCGGCGGGATCTCGTGACGCACGGGTCGGCTCATCGGTCGTTCTCTCTCTGGTGCGGGGCAGGCCCGCGGGATCGCGCCGGTTCATCGCCGAACCAGGCTTGGCAGCAGTGATGGCGCGACGGGGGATCA
Proteins encoded:
- a CDS encoding DUF1989 domain-containing protein; translation: MSRPVRHEIPPRSGAAFTLDRGQRLTVIDPQGEQVADLVAFRRDDLDEVISSGRTIDYASRIFLTTGDPIYSNRSNVLLRIVEDTVGRHDFLLTPCSADTFRIIYGDEHPHRGCFGNLADALAPYGIVPDRIPVAFNVFMHVTIDGQSGEIAVRPPLSRAGDRVSFVAEENLVIGLTACSALQSNNFSFKPIHYEIES